One part of the Vitis riparia cultivar Riparia Gloire de Montpellier isolate 1030 chromosome 6, EGFV_Vit.rip_1.0, whole genome shotgun sequence genome encodes these proteins:
- the LOC117916703 gene encoding 2-methylbutanal oxime monooxygenase-like, whose amino-acid sequence MAMEIAEAVMEVFSPSSVTDWLFTLSVVLLSVLCFFLVQKWGNIAVLERATTPPSPPKLPIIGNLHQLSKPHHRSLWTLAQKHGSIMFLQLGSIPTIVISSADMAEQVLRTRDNCCCSRPSSPGSKLLSYNFLDLAFAPYSDHWKEMRKLFSAKLLSPKRAESLWHAREVEVGRLISSISQASPVPVDVTQKVFHLADGILGAFAFGKSYEGKQFRNQKFYDVLVEAMRVLEAFSAEDFFPTGGWIIDAMSGLRAKRKNCFQNLDGYFQMVINDHLDPTRPKPEQEDLVDVFIRLLEDPKGPFQFTNDHIKAMLMNTFLGGTDTTAITLEWTMSELMANPRVMNKLQAEVRSCIGSKPRVERDDLKNLKYLKMVIKEALRKHTPIPLLIPRETMDYFKIHDKSSSREYDICPGTRILVNAWGIGRDPKSWKDPDVFYPERFEDCEIEFYGKHFELLPFGGGKRICPGANMGVITAEFTLANLVYCFDWELPSGMKIEDLGLEEELGGITAGRKKPLCLVARRCGCSCTEPM is encoded by the exons ATGGCCATGGAAATCGCAGAAGCTGTAATGGAGGTCTTTTCTCCATCTTCTGTAACAGACTGGCTTTTCACACTCAGTGTGGTCCTTCTTTCTGTCCTTTGTTTCTTTCTCGTTCAAAAATGGGGAAACATAGCTGTATTAGAAAGAGCAACTACTCCTCCAAGCCCTCCAAAACTTCCCATCATAGGCAACTTGCACCAACTAAGCAAACCGCATCACCGCTCCCTTTGGACACTCGCCCAGAAACATGGGTCCATCATGTTTCTCCAACTAGGTAGCATTCCCACCATTGTAATCTCTTCAGCTGATATGGCTGAACAAGTCTTGAGAACCCGAGACAACTGCTGCTGCAGCAGGCCTTCGTCTCCAGGGTCAAAGCTGCTTTCTTACAATTTTCTGGACCTGGCCTTCGCCCCATACTCAGATCACTGGAAAGAGATGAGGAAGCTTTTCAGTGCTAAGCTTCTGAGCCCGAAGAGGGCAGAGTCGCTTTGGCATGCGAGGGAAGTAGAGGTTGGTCGCTTGATCAGCTCTATCTCCCAAGCTTCACCTGTCCCAGTTGATGTGACACAGAAGGTATTCCATCTTGCGGATGGCATTCTTGGTGCTTTTGCTTTTGGAAAGAGTTATGAAGGGAAGCAGTTTCGGAACCAGAAGTTTTATGATGTTCTTGTGGAGGCTATGAGAGTATTGGAGGCTTTCTCAGCTGAGGACTTCTTCCCAACAGGAGGGTGGATCATAGATGCCATGTCTGGACTCCGAGCCAAGCGCAAGAACTGTTTCCAAAACCTTGATGGTTACTTCCAAATGGTGATTAATGATCATCTTGATCCTACCAGGCCAAAACCAGAACAAGAAGACCTGGTTGATGTCTTCATACGGCTCTTGGAAGATCCGAAAGGTCCATTTCAGTTCACCAATGATCACATCAAGGCCATGCTCATg AATACATTTCTTGGTGGCACAGACACTACCGCAATTACTTTGGAATGGACAATGTCAGAGCTCATGGCAAACCCCAGGGTGATGAACAAGTTACAAGCTGAAGTCAGGAGCTGCATTGGAAGCAAACCAAGAGTGGAAAGAGATGATCTTAAGAATCTCAAGTACTTAAAAATGGTAATCAAAGAAGCTCTGAGGAAACATACACCAATCCCACTCTTAATCCCCCGTGAAACAATGGACTACTTCAAGATCCACGACAAAAGCAGCAGCAGAGAATATGACATTTGCCCCGGAACAAGGATCCTAGTCAATGCATGGGGAATCGGAAGAGACCCCAAAAGCTGGAAGGACCCAGATGTGTTTTACCCAGAGAGGTTTGAGGACTGTGAGATTGAGTTTTATGGGAAGCACTTTGAGCTATTGCCATTTGGGGGTGGCAAAAGGATTTGCCCTGGAGCTAACATGGGAGTCATCACCGCAGAGTTCACATTAGCAAATCTGGTCTACTGTTTTGATTGGGAACTTCCCAGTGGGATGAAGATAGAGGACCTTGGCCTTGAAGAAGAGCTGGGTGGCATCACTGCTGGCAGGAAGAAACCTCTTTGCCTTGTTGCTAGGAGATGTGGTTGCAGTTGCACTGAGCCTATGTGA
- the LOC117917034 gene encoding 4-hydroxyphenylacetaldehyde oxime monooxygenase-like: protein MDYFKIHDKSSSREYDIYPETRILVNAWGIGRDPKSWKDPERFEDCEIEFYGKHFELLPFGGGKRICPVANMGVITAEFTLANLVCCFDWELPCGMKIEDLGLEEELGGITAGRKTPLCLVARRCGCSCTEPM, encoded by the coding sequence ATGGACTATTTCAAGATCCACGACAAAAGCAGCAGCAGAGAATATGACATTTACCCCGAAACAAGGATCCTAGTCAATGCATGGGGAATCGGAAGAGACCCCAAAAGCTGGAAGGACCCAGAGAGGTTTGAGGACTGTGAGATTGAGTTTTATGGGAAGCACTTTGAGCTATTGCCATTTGGGGGTGGCAAAAGGATTTGCCCTGTGGCTAACATGGGAGTCATCACCGCAGAGTTCACATTAGCAAACCTGGTCTGCTGTTTTGATTGGGAACTTCCCTGTGGGATGAAGATAGAGGACCTTGGTCTTGAAGAAGAGCTGGGTGGCATCACTGCTGGCAGGAAGACACCTCTTTGCCTTGTTGCTAGGAGATGTGGTTGCAGTTGCACTGAGCCTATGTGA
- the LOC117916154 gene encoding zinc finger CCCH domain-containing protein 25-like isoform X1, producing MNPLTLVKRIQKINSQEAALGISESASWHAKYKESAYVFVGGIPFDLTEGDLLAVFSQYGEIVDVNLVRDKGTGKSKGFAFVAYEDQRSTNLAVDNLNGAQILGRIIRVDHVSNYKKKEEEDEETERQKREARGVCRAFQRGECTRGAGCKFSHDEQRASNTGWGSEDKSSRWGHDKFQGSTKSDGRPNSIPTNRVHEPTVGEGHRFGNKDARSSRTKGSEGGRESHHRRSELDIRDQDGRGLERQMEQKEKELNYKEDQDRQTTERRSGRSDSNPSEDHDRRGEDQDIRATERRSRRHDSNPSEDHDRRGEDQDIRATERRSRRHDFESNPREDDRKEEDRDRRATERRSRRSEFESNPREDHDRREEKRSRRHELESKPKEDHDRREEKQSRRHESESYLREDHRDERGDKRSGHSRDTASHRHRER from the exons ATGAACCCTTTAACTCTTGTGAAACGGATTCAGAAGATTAATTCACAAGAAGCTGCCTTAGGGATTTCGGAAAGCGCTTCATGGCACGCCAAGTACAAGGAATCGGCCTACGTGTTCGTTGGCGGCATTCCGTTTGACCTTACGGAAGGTGATCTCCTCGCAGTTTTTTCCCA ATATGGAGAGATTGTTGATGTGAATCTTGTTAGAGACAAGGGGACGGGAAAATCCAAGGGTTTCGCCTTTGTTGCATATGAGGATCAAAGAAGTACAAATCTTGCAGTAG ATAATTTGAATGGTGCACAGATTCTTGGGCGAATTATAAGGGTTGATCATGTGAGCAactataaaaagaaagaagaagaagacgaagagaCAGAGCGGCAGAAGAGGGAGGCTCGGGGCGTGTGCCGTGCTTTTCAGAGAGGTGAATGTACTCGTGGAGCCGGGTGCAAGTTTTCGCATGATGAGCAA AGAGCTTCAAACACTGGTTGGGGTTCAGAGGATAAAAGTTCCAGGTGGGGACACGACAAGTTTCAGGGTTCAACAAAGAGTGATGGAAGACCTAACAGCATACCAACAAATCGTGTTCATGAGCCTACAGTTGGAGAAGGGCATAGATTTGGCAATAAGGATGCAAGAAGTTCCCGAACAAAGGGCAGTGAGGGGGGAAGAGAAAGCCATCATAGAAGAAGTGAATTGGATATAAGAGACCAAGATGGCAGAGGTCTTGAGAGACAAATGGAACAGAAGGAGAAGGAATTGAATTACAAGGAAGACCAGGATAGGCAAACTACTGAGAGGAGGTCTGGAAGGTCTGATTCAAATCCAAGTGAAGATCATGATAGGAGGGGGGAAGACCAGGATATTAGAGCTACTGAAAGAAGGTCCAGAAGGCATGATTCAAATCCAAGTGAAGATCATGATAGGAGGGGGGAAGACCAGGATATTAGAGCTACTGAAAGAAGGTCCAGAAGGCATGATTTTGAGTCGAATCCGAGAGAAGATGATAGGAAGGAAGAAGACCGGGATAGGCGAGCTACTGAGAGAAGGTCCAGAAGGTCTGAATTTGAGTCAAATCCAAGAGAAGATCATGATAGGAGGGAGGAAAAGAGATCAAGAAGGCATGAGTTGGAATCAAAGCCAAAAGAAGATCATGATAGAAGGGAGGAAAAGCAATCAAGAAGACACGAGTCAGAATCGTATCTAAGAGAAGACCACCGAGATGAGAGAGGGGACAAGCGGTCAGGCCATAGCAGAGATACTGCTTCCCATCGTCATAGAGAGAGATGA
- the LOC117916154 gene encoding zinc finger CCCH domain-containing protein 25-like isoform X2 — protein MNPLTLVKRIQKINSQEAALGISESASWHAKYKESAYVFVGGIPFDLTEGDLLAVFSQYGEIVDVNLVRDKGTGKSKGFAFVAYEDQRSTNLAVDNLNGAQILGRIIRVDHVSNYKKKEEEDEETERQKREARGVCRAFQRGECTRGAGCKFSHDEQRASNTGWGSEDKSSRWGHDKFQGSTKSDGRPNSIPTNRVHEPTVGEGHRFGNKDARSSRTKGSEGGRESHHRRSELDIRDQDGRGLERQMEQKEKELNYKEDQDRQTTERRSGRSDSNPSEDHDRRGEDQDIRATERRSRRHDFESNPREDDRKEEDRDRRATERRSRRSEFESNPREDHDRREEKRSRRHELESKPKEDHDRREEKQSRRHESESYLREDHRDERGDKRSGHSRDTASHRHRER, from the exons ATGAACCCTTTAACTCTTGTGAAACGGATTCAGAAGATTAATTCACAAGAAGCTGCCTTAGGGATTTCGGAAAGCGCTTCATGGCACGCCAAGTACAAGGAATCGGCCTACGTGTTCGTTGGCGGCATTCCGTTTGACCTTACGGAAGGTGATCTCCTCGCAGTTTTTTCCCA ATATGGAGAGATTGTTGATGTGAATCTTGTTAGAGACAAGGGGACGGGAAAATCCAAGGGTTTCGCCTTTGTTGCATATGAGGATCAAAGAAGTACAAATCTTGCAGTAG ATAATTTGAATGGTGCACAGATTCTTGGGCGAATTATAAGGGTTGATCATGTGAGCAactataaaaagaaagaagaagaagacgaagagaCAGAGCGGCAGAAGAGGGAGGCTCGGGGCGTGTGCCGTGCTTTTCAGAGAGGTGAATGTACTCGTGGAGCCGGGTGCAAGTTTTCGCATGATGAGCAA AGAGCTTCAAACACTGGTTGGGGTTCAGAGGATAAAAGTTCCAGGTGGGGACACGACAAGTTTCAGGGTTCAACAAAGAGTGATGGAAGACCTAACAGCATACCAACAAATCGTGTTCATGAGCCTACAGTTGGAGAAGGGCATAGATTTGGCAATAAGGATGCAAGAAGTTCCCGAACAAAGGGCAGTGAGGGGGGAAGAGAAAGCCATCATAGAAGAAGTGAATTGGATATAAGAGACCAAGATGGCAGAGGTCTTGAGAGACAAATGGAACAGAAGGAGAAGGAATTGAATTACAAGGAAGACCAGGATAGGCAAACTACTGAGAGGAGGTCTGGAAGGTCTGATTCAAATCCAAGTGAAGATCATGATAGGAGGGGGGAAGACCAGGATATTAGAGCTACTGAAAGAAGGTCCAGAAG GCATGATTTTGAGTCGAATCCGAGAGAAGATGATAGGAAGGAAGAAGACCGGGATAGGCGAGCTACTGAGAGAAGGTCCAGAAGGTCTGAATTTGAGTCAAATCCAAGAGAAGATCATGATAGGAGGGAGGAAAAGAGATCAAGAAGGCATGAGTTGGAATCAAAGCCAAAAGAAGATCATGATAGAAGGGAGGAAAAGCAATCAAGAAGACACGAGTCAGAATCGTATCTAAGAGAAGACCACCGAGATGAGAGAGGGGACAAGCGGTCAGGCCATAGCAGAGATACTGCTTCCCATCGTCATAGAGAGAGATGA
- the LOC117916154 gene encoding zinc finger CCCH domain-containing protein 25-like isoform X3: MNPLTLVKRIQKINSQEAALGISESASWHAKYKESAYVFVGGIPFDLTEGDLLAVFSQYGEIVDVNLVRDKGTGKSKGFAFVAYEDQRSTNLAVDNLNGAQILGRIIRVDHVSNYKKKEEEDEETERQKREARGVCRAFQRGECTRGAGCKFSHDEQRASNTGWGSEDKSSRWGHDKFQGSTKSDGRPNSIPTNRVHEPTVGEGHRFGNKDARSSRTKGSEGGRESHHRRSELDIRDQDGRGLERQMEQKEKELNYKEDQDRQTTERRSGRSDSNPSEDHDRRGEDQDIRATERRSRRHDFESNPREDDRKEEDRDRRATERRSRRSEFESNPREDHDRREEKRSRRHELESKPKEDHDRREEKQSRRHESESYLREDHRDERGDKRSGHSRDTASHRHRER, encoded by the exons ATGAACCCTTTAACTCTTGTGAAACGGATTCAGAAGATTAATTCACAAGAAGCTGCCTTAGGGATTTCGGAAAGCGCTTCATGGCACGCCAAGTACAAGGAATCGGCCTACGTGTTCGTTGGCGGCATTCCGTTTGACCTTACGGAAGGTGATCTCCTCGCAGTTTTTTCCCA ATATGGAGAGATTGTTGATGTGAATCTTGTTAGAGACAAGGGGACGGGAAAATCCAAGGGTTTCGCCTTTGTTGCATATGAGGATCAAAGAAGTACAAATCTTGCAGTAG ATAATTTGAATGGTGCACAGATTCTTGGGCGAATTATAAGGGTTGATCATGTGAGCAactataaaaagaaagaagaagaagacgaagagaCAGAGCGGCAGAAGAGGGAGGCTCGGGGCGTGTGCCGTGCTTTTCAGAGAGGTGAATGTACTCGTGGAGCCGGGTGCAAGTTTTCGCATGATGAGCAA AGAGCTTCAAACACTGGTTGGGGTTCAGAGGATAAAAGTTCCAGGTGGGGACACGACAAGTTTCAGGGTTCAACAAAGAGTGATGGAAGACCTAACAGCATACCAACAAATCGTGTTCATGAGCCTACAGTTGGAGAAGGGCATAGATTTGGCAATAAGGATGCAAGAAGTTCCCGAACAAAGGGCAGTGAGGGGGGAAGAGAAAGCCATCATAGAAGAAGTGAATTGGATATAAGAGACCAAGATGGCAGAGGTCTTGAGAGACAAATGGAACAGAAGGAGAAGGAATTGAATTACAAGGAAGACCAGGATAGGCAAACTACTGAGAGGAGGTCTGGAAGGTCTGATTCAAATCCAAGTGAAGATCATGATAGGAGGGGGGAAGACCAGGATATTAGAGCTACTGAAAGAAG GTCCAGAAGGCATGATTTTGAGTCGAATCCGAGAGAAGATGATAGGAAGGAAGAAGACCGGGATAGGCGAGCTACTGAGAGAAGGTCCAGAAGGTCTGAATTTGAGTCAAATCCAAGAGAAGATCATGATAGGAGGGAGGAAAAGAGATCAAGAAGGCATGAGTTGGAATCAAAGCCAAAAGAAGATCATGATAGAAGGGAGGAAAAGCAATCAAGAAGACACGAGTCAGAATCGTATCTAAGAGAAGACCACCGAGATGAGAGAGGGGACAAGCGGTCAGGCCATAGCAGAGATACTGCTTCCCATCGTCATAGAGAGAGATGA
- the LOC117916155 gene encoding putative serine/threonine-protein kinase isoform X1, translated as MHFSSFSVMKLCKMKNGDHHQKEAEEIAGKNVRLFSYNALRSATRNFHPSNRIGRGGFGIVYRGVLRDGTQVAVKSLSVESKQGKREFLTEIDMISNIQHPCLVRLIGCCVGGGSRMLVYEYLENKSLSSALLTSAISGSKSKRIVLDWPKRAAICTSTAHGLAFLHEEAEPRIIHRDIKASNILLDGDLNPRIGDFGLAKLFPENVTHISTRVAGTMGYMAPEYALSGRLTEKADVYSFGVLMLEIISGRSSSKAAFGENLLVLVEWTWKLKEDNSLLDMVDPELVEYPEDEVSCFIKVALLCIQAVSWQRPTMTQVLQMLSKEVSPDSMALTRPGYYKHSDGGIGHSWMTSSEVPKRKQLINPLVTSTRVSSCSVSITQVLPR; from the exons ATGCATTTTAGCTCCTTCAGTGTGATGAAGTTGTGTAAAATGAAGAATGGTGATCACCATCAGAAAGAAGCAGAAG AGATTGCTGGTAAAAATGTGAGGCTCTTTTCCTATAATGCATTGAGATCAGCAACACGGAACTTCCATCCATCTAACCGAATAGGCAGAGGTGGCTTTGGAATTGTTTATAGG GGAGTTTTGAGGGATGGAACTCAAGTTGCTGTGAAGTCTCTCTCTGTTGAATCTAAGCAAGGAAAAAGGGAGTTCTTAACTGAGATTGACATGATTTCAAATATACAACATCCATGCCTTGTTCGACTTATTGGTTGTTGTGTTGGGGGTGGTAGTCGAATGCTGGTCTATGAATATCTGGAGAATAAAAGTCTTTCAAGTGCTTTACTCA CATCTGCTATTTCAGGTTCGAAGTCTAAACGAATTGTTTTAGATTGGCCTAAGAGGGCTGCAATCTGTACAAGCACCGCTCACGGTCTTGCATTTCTTCATGAGGAAGCTGAACCCCGAATTATTCATCGAGATATCAAGGCCAGTAATATACTTCTTGATGGAGACCTTAATCCTAGAATTGGGGATTTTGGGCTGGCCAAACTTTTTCCAGAAAATGTCACTCACATTAGTACTAGAGTGGCAGGAACCAT GGGATACATGGCACCGGAGTATGCATTGTCAGGAAGGTTAACAGAAAAGGCTGATGTCTACAGTTTTGGTGTGCTCATGCTTGAAATTATTAGTGGTAGAAGTAGTAGCAAGGCTGCATTTGGGGAGAATCTTCTGGTCCTAGTGGAATGG ACATGGAAACTGAAGGAAGACAACAGTCTGTTGGACATGGTTGATCCAGAACTGGTTGAGTACCCTGAGGATGAGGTTTCATGTTTCATCAAGGTGGCACTGCTGTGCATCCAAGCGGTGTCTTGGCAGAGGCCCACCATGACGCAAGTTCTGCAAATGCTCTCCAAAGAGGTCAGCCCGGATTCAATGGCGCTAACACGGCCAGGCTACTACAAGCATTCAGATGGTGGGATTGGCCATTCATGGATGACTTCTTCTGAGGTACCAAAAAGAAAGCAACTGATAAATCCCCTTGTTACTTCGACCCGTGTAAGCAGCTGTTCTGTAAGCATTACACAGGTGCTGCCTAGGTGA
- the LOC117916155 gene encoding putative serine/threonine-protein kinase isoform X2, with protein MHFSSFSVMKLCKMKNGDHHQKEAEEIAGKNVRLFSYNALRSATRNFHPSNRIGRGGFGIVYRGVLRDGTQVAVKSLSVESKQGKREFLTEIDMISNIQHPCLVRLIGCCVGGGSRMLVYEYLENKSLSSALLSSKSKRIVLDWPKRAAICTSTAHGLAFLHEEAEPRIIHRDIKASNILLDGDLNPRIGDFGLAKLFPENVTHISTRVAGTMGYMAPEYALSGRLTEKADVYSFGVLMLEIISGRSSSKAAFGENLLVLVEWTWKLKEDNSLLDMVDPELVEYPEDEVSCFIKVALLCIQAVSWQRPTMTQVLQMLSKEVSPDSMALTRPGYYKHSDGGIGHSWMTSSEVPKRKQLINPLVTSTRVSSCSVSITQVLPR; from the exons ATGCATTTTAGCTCCTTCAGTGTGATGAAGTTGTGTAAAATGAAGAATGGTGATCACCATCAGAAAGAAGCAGAAG AGATTGCTGGTAAAAATGTGAGGCTCTTTTCCTATAATGCATTGAGATCAGCAACACGGAACTTCCATCCATCTAACCGAATAGGCAGAGGTGGCTTTGGAATTGTTTATAGG GGAGTTTTGAGGGATGGAACTCAAGTTGCTGTGAAGTCTCTCTCTGTTGAATCTAAGCAAGGAAAAAGGGAGTTCTTAACTGAGATTGACATGATTTCAAATATACAACATCCATGCCTTGTTCGACTTATTGGTTGTTGTGTTGGGGGTGGTAGTCGAATGCTGGTCTATGAATATCTGGAGAATAAAAGTCTTTCAAGTGCTTTACTCA GTTCGAAGTCTAAACGAATTGTTTTAGATTGGCCTAAGAGGGCTGCAATCTGTACAAGCACCGCTCACGGTCTTGCATTTCTTCATGAGGAAGCTGAACCCCGAATTATTCATCGAGATATCAAGGCCAGTAATATACTTCTTGATGGAGACCTTAATCCTAGAATTGGGGATTTTGGGCTGGCCAAACTTTTTCCAGAAAATGTCACTCACATTAGTACTAGAGTGGCAGGAACCAT GGGATACATGGCACCGGAGTATGCATTGTCAGGAAGGTTAACAGAAAAGGCTGATGTCTACAGTTTTGGTGTGCTCATGCTTGAAATTATTAGTGGTAGAAGTAGTAGCAAGGCTGCATTTGGGGAGAATCTTCTGGTCCTAGTGGAATGG ACATGGAAACTGAAGGAAGACAACAGTCTGTTGGACATGGTTGATCCAGAACTGGTTGAGTACCCTGAGGATGAGGTTTCATGTTTCATCAAGGTGGCACTGCTGTGCATCCAAGCGGTGTCTTGGCAGAGGCCCACCATGACGCAAGTTCTGCAAATGCTCTCCAAAGAGGTCAGCCCGGATTCAATGGCGCTAACACGGCCAGGCTACTACAAGCATTCAGATGGTGGGATTGGCCATTCATGGATGACTTCTTCTGAGGTACCAAAAAGAAAGCAACTGATAAATCCCCTTGTTACTTCGACCCGTGTAAGCAGCTGTTCTGTAAGCATTACACAGGTGCTGCCTAGGTGA
- the LOC117916153 gene encoding pentatricopeptide repeat-containing protein At2g29760, chloroplastic produces the protein MAIPDPCLVSLPRSHSLPTPNPNSITLNNDRYFANHPTLSLIDQCSETKQLKQIHAQMLRTGLFFDPFSASRLITAAALSPFPSLDYAQQVFDQIPHPNLYTWNTLIRAYASSSNPHQSLLIFLRMLHQSPDFPDKFTFPFLIKAASELEELFTGKAFHGMVIKVLLGSDVFILNSLIHFYAKCGELGLGYRVFVNMPRRDVVSWNSMITAFVQGGCPEEALELFREMETQNVKPNGITMVGVLSACAKKSDFEFGRWVHSYIERNRIGESLTLSNAMLDMYTKCGSVEDAKRLFDKMPEKDIVSWTTMLVGYAKIGEYDAAQGIFDAMPNQDIAAWNALISAYEQCGKPKEALKLFHELQLSKTAKPDEVTLVSTLSACAQLGAMDLGGWIHVYIKKQGMKLNCHLTTSLIDMYCKCGDLQKALVVFHSVEKKDVFVWSAMIAGLAMHGHGKDAIDLFSKMQEDKVKPNAVTFTNILCACSHAGLVEEGRTFFNQMELVYGVLPGVKHYACMVDILGRAGLLEEAVELIEKMPMAPAASVWGALLGACTIHENVVLAEQACSQLIELEPGNHGAYVLLSNIYAKAGKWDRVSGLRKLMRDVGLKKEPGCSSIEVDGIVHEFLVGDNSHPSSKKIYAKLDEIVARLETIGYVPNKSHLLQLVEEDDVKEQALFLHSEKLAIAFGLISTGQSQPIRIVKNLRVCGDCHSVAKLVSKLYDREILLRDRYRFHHFREGHCSCMDYW, from the coding sequence ATGGCAATCCCAGACCCCTGTCTCGTCTCTCTTCCACGTTCCCACTCCCTCCCAACCCCAAACCCCAACTCCATAACCCTCAATAACGACCGATATTTCGCCAACCACCCGACACTTTCACTCATCGACCAATGCTCCGAAACGAAACAATTGAAGCAAATCCATGCCCAGATGCTCCGTACTGGTCTCTTCTTCGACCCCTTCTCCGCCAGTAGACTCATCACCGCCGCCGCTCTCTCTCCCTTCCCCAGCCTCGATTATGCCCAGCAAGTGTTCGACCAAATTCCCCACCCAAATCTCTACACTTGGAACACTCTCATTCGCGCTTATGCTTCCAGTTCTAATCCCCATCAGAGCCTCTTAATCTTCTTACGAATGCTTCATCAATCTCCTGATTTTCCTGACAAATTCACTTTCCCTTTTCTGATCAAAGCCGCGTCGGAACTTGAGGAGTTGTTTACAGGGAAGGCTTTTCATGGAATGGTGATTAAGGTGTTGCTGGGTTCGGACGTCTTCATTCTTAATTCTCTGATTCATTTTTACGCCAAGTGTGGAGAGTTGGGTTTGGGGTATAGAGTTTTTGTGAATATGCCTAGGAGGGATGTTGTTTCTTGGAATTCGATGATTACAGCTTTTGTGCAGGGGGGTTGTCCGGAGGAGGCATTGGAGTTGTTTCGGGAAATGGAGACGCAGAATGTGAAACCTAATGGCATAACAATGGTGGGGGTTTTGTCAGCTTGTGCCAAGAAGTCGGACTTTGAGTTTGGGAGGTGGGTGCATTCGTATATTGAGAGGAACAGGATTGGTGAGAGCTTGACTTTGAGTAATGCTATGCTTGATATGTATACAAAGTGTGGGAGTGTTGAGGATGCAAAGAGATTGTTTGATAAGATGCCGGAGAAGGATATTGTCTCATGGACAACTATGCTCGTTGGGTATGCTAAAATAGGGGAGTATGATGCGGCTCAGGGTATTTTTGATGCAATGCCTAATCAAGATATTGCTGCATGGAATGCCCTCATATCTGCCTATGAACAGTGTGGTAAGCCAAAGGAGGCTTTGAAGCTTTTCCATGAATTGCAGCTGAGCAAAACTGCAAAACCTGATGAGGTCACTCTTGTTAGCACACTTTCGGCTTGTGCTCAGTTGGGAGCAATGGATTTAGGTGGATGGATCCATGTGTACATAAAGAAGCAGGGAATGAAGTTAAACTGCCATCTCACTACCTCACTTATTGACATGTACTGTAAGTGCGGGGATCTGCAGAAGGCACTCGTGGTATTTCATTCAGTGGAAAAGAAAGATGTGTTTGTTTGGAGTGCCATGATTGCAGGTTTGGCAATGCATGGGCATGGCAAGGATGCAAtagatttgttttcaaaaatgcaAGAGGATAAGGTCAAGCCCAATGCTGTGACTTTTACTAATATACTATGTGCTTGTAGCCACGCGGGATTAGTGGAGGAAGGCAGGACTTTCTTCAATCAAATGGAGCTAGTTTATGGGGTTTTGCCTGGAGTCAAGCATTATGCTTGTATGGTTGATATTCTTGGTCGAGCAGGCCTGTTGGAAGAAGCTGTGGAATTGATAGAGAAAATGCCAATGGCCCCAGCTGCTTCTGTATGGGGGGCCCTGCTTGGAGCCTGTACAATTCATGAAAATGTAGTACTTGCTGAACAGGCTTGTAGCCAACTGATTGAGTTAGAGCCTGGAAATCATGGAGCCTATGTActcttatcaaatatatatgctAAAGCAGGGAAATGGGATAGAGTTTCTGGGTTAAGGAAGCTTATGAGGGATGTTGGACTGAAGAAAGAACCAGGTTGTAGCTCAATAGAGGTTGATGGTATTGTTCATGAGTTTCTAGTGGGAGATAATTCCCATCCTTCATCCAAGAAAATCTATGCGAAGCTGGATGAGATTGTGGCAAGATTAGAAACCATTGGATATGTGCCAAACAAGTCCCACCTACTACAGCTTGTTGAAGAAGATGATGTGAAAGAGCAGGCACTATTCCTTCACAGTGAGAAGTTAGCAATTGCTTTTGGGCTTATTAGTACAGGCCAATCTCAACCAATTCGAATTGTGAAGAATCTCCGAGTTTGTGGGGACTGCCACTCAGTTGCGAAGCTTGTGTCCAAGCTTTATGATAGAGAGATTCTTTTGAGAGACCGGTATAGGTTCCACCATTTCAGAGAAGGGCATTGCTCATGTATGGATTATTGGTGA